A single region of the Mycoplasma mycoides subsp. mycoides SC str. PG1 genome encodes:
- the nagB gene encoding glucosamine-6-phosphate deaminase, with protein MKLIVLENEEQVANKAAQIISEQIKNKPNSVLGLATGSTPINTYKKLIQMYQEKQISFKDVISFNLDEYKDIDKNNKQSYYYFMKEQLFNYIDINKNNCYIPNASFYDNPIAYDELIKKANGIDLQLLGIGINGHIGFNEPDSSFDSLTQIVDLTNSTIKANSRFFDSIDQVPTQAISMGLQSIMNAKKILLLATGINKSEAIYHLIKGQITKKWPCTILQKHNDVTIIIDKNAASKLTNLKAN; from the coding sequence ATGAAACTAATAGTTTTAGAAAATGAAGAACAAGTTGCAAATAAAGCAGCACAAATCATAAGTGAACAAATCAAAAATAAACCTAATAGTGTATTAGGTTTAGCAACTGGTTCAACACCAATAAATACTTATAAAAAACTAATTCAAATGTATCAAGAAAAACAAATTAGTTTTAAAGATGTTATTAGTTTTAATTTAGATGAATATAAAGATATAGATAAAAATAATAAGCAATCTTATTATTATTTTATGAAAGAACAACTATTTAATTATATTGATATAAATAAAAATAATTGTTATATACCTAATGCTAGTTTTTATGATAACCCAATAGCTTATGATGAACTAATTAAAAAAGCTAATGGTATTGATTTACAACTTTTAGGAATTGGAATTAATGGTCATATTGGATTTAATGAACCAGATTCAAGTTTTGATTCTTTAACTCAAATTGTAGATTTAACCAATTCAACTATTAAAGCAAATTCAAGATTTTTTGATTCAATAGATCAAGTACCAACTCAAGCAATTTCAATGGGTTTACAATCAATAATGAATGCTAAAAAAATTTTATTACTAGCAACTGGAATAAATAAATCTGAAGCTATTTATCATTTAATTAAAGGACAAATTACAAAAAAATGACCTTGTACAATATTACAAAAACATAATGATGTCACAATAATTATTGATAAAAATGCAGCAAGTAAATTAACTAATTTAAAAGCTAATTAG
- a CDS encoding Myrrcad domain-containing protein has product MKKLLTILTTSSAVFLITAGVMLANKETNKSDGLTLNYNNKITKKEHTIRGDVLTDIGYYWDNGQVRIQQIPQWVKTISAQLPELITSLKGAFQARLNPIIWKVEWDTSRITNMNSMFYNTTWFNNSAILKWNTSNVTDMGEMFAYSKKFNQDLSSWNVSKVKNFKKMFYNAKKYNNNDKPLKWNDKLKSAVNMEDMFQGASDFKHSLSDWKLETEVNNKNFRLLEDRHPKWKEKLIKPSSPISSSNSLSSNNINDRSDDNQINRNSSTPTNSNTISTNPSNDLSSNTTNNENISESSMSNNMLEIPINSENKPENPKNNENINYKILPKVDKTKKQSEAKNKIPVEKGELSKDENQTTKTSNAIKDKENSSIKSDSLYKIPSKPNTIISKLSSPNAGIITGAVLGSFTILGTTAGLSYYYRKNLKNLYLKSADKIKPSLLKSKDNIKDFYVKSIDKTKNLYFKSKNKIKDKIAKIRSKK; this is encoded by the coding sequence ATGAAAAAATTATTGACAATTTTAACAACTAGTAGTGCTGTATTTTTAATAACAGCAGGAGTTATGTTAGCTAATAAAGAGACCAATAAAAGTGATGGTTTAACATTAAATTATAATAATAAAATTACCAAAAAAGAACATACAATAAGAGGCGATGTACTAACTGATATAGGTTATTATTGAGATAATGGTCAAGTTAGAATACAACAAATCCCACAATGAGTAAAAACAATAAGTGCTCAACTTCCTGAATTGATAACTAGTTTGAAGGGAGCTTTTCAAGCAAGATTAAATCCTATAATCTGAAAAGTAGAATGAGATACATCAAGAATAACAAATATGAATAGTATGTTCTACAATACTACATGATTTAATAATTCTGCTATTCTAAAATGAAACACCTCAAATGTAACTGATATGGGGGAAATGTTTGCTTATTCTAAAAAATTTAATCAAGATTTATCAAGTTGAAACGTTTCAAAAGTAAAAAACTTTAAAAAAATGTTTTATAATGCTAAAAAATATAATAACAATGATAAGCCATTAAAATGAAATGACAAATTAAAAAGCGCTGTAAATATGGAAGATATGTTTCAAGGTGCTTCTGATTTTAAGCATAGTTTAAGTGATTGAAAATTAGAAACAGAAGTAAATAATAAAAATTTTAGATTATTAGAGGATAGACATCCTAAATGAAAGGAAAAATTAATAAAACCTAGTAGTCCAATTAGTTCGTCAAATTCTTTAAGTTCAAATAATATTAATGATAGATCAGATGATAATCAAATAAATAGAAATTCATCTACACCTACAAATTCTAATACTATATCAACTAATCCAAGTAATGACTTATCTTCAAATACAACTAATAATGAAAATATTTCTGAATCATCTATGTCTAATAATATGTTAGAAATTCCAATTAATTCTGAAAACAAGCCAGAAAATCCTAAAAACAATGAAAATATAAATTACAAAATATTACCTAAAGTTGATAAAACTAAGAAGCAGTCAGAGGCCAAAAACAAAATTCCTGTTGAAAAAGGTGAATTGTCTAAAGATGAAAATCAAACAACAAAAACTAGCAATGCTATAAAGGATAAGGAAAATAGTTCTATAAAAAGTGATAGCCTTTACAAAATACCATCAAAACCAAATACAATAATTTCTAAATTAAGCTCTCCTAATGCTGGAATAATTACAGGAGCAGTTTTAGGTAGTTTTACTATTTTAGGAACTACTGCTGGACTTAGTTATTATTATCGTAAAAATCTAAAAAACTTATATTTAAAATCAGCAGATAAAATAAAACCTTCACTTTTAAAATCAAAAGATAACATTAAAGATTTTTATGTTAAATCAATAGATAAAACAAAAAATCTTTACTTTAAATCAAAAAATAAAATAAAAGATAAAATAGCAAAAATTAGATCTAAAAAATAA
- a CDS encoding IS1634-like element IS1634 family transposase, whose protein sequence is MSIGVPRPDNKGFVYRLGYGYLHELKQYHDGPLAIIKVIIANFPLSWTKEQARTKLDEIFKEKKETKKEVLERFKGYEVVEKLFDYFNIFNDCSPTKSTTLKDVVLQLIYQRIKNPISVFNTYKTAKKEKIDTHSKNSFYRSLDYIAKNKDEILRNLNAKICANTNRKIDVLWFDATTTYFETFSREGYKKPGYSKDGKFKEDQIVIGMATDENGIPLHYKIFPGNVADPNTLIPFMLEIADIYEVNSVTIIADKGMSVNRNIRFLESKNWKYIISYRMKAGSKQFKEYILDEKDYINDGGLIYKTRDIASSYNKKRINGHFRRQIISFSQKRATKDKNDRDILIQNFTKKMNKDNLVSCDDLAGSKKYRFFKPINKGAFYELDIEKIQEDQKYDGYYVYETNRTDLSVKEVINLYSKQWQIESNFKTLKGKLSLRPMYLSTWNHIVGYICLCFISLVFLNYIIYILNSKLGLTGKSKITEHKVINVIKEVKEIEVFVNKQKIETIQVYNDELQESWQTYQILLELLTKEKVT, encoded by the coding sequence TTATCAATTGGAGTGCCAAGACCAGATAACAAAGGTTTTGTATATAGATTGGGATATGGATATTTGCATGAATTAAAACAATATCACGATGGTCCGCTAGCAATTATCAAAGTAATTATTGCAAACTTTCCATTGTCTTGAACAAAAGAACAAGCAAGAACTAAATTAGATGAAATTTTTAAAGAGAAAAAAGAAACCAAAAAAGAAGTTTTAGAAAGGTTTAAAGGTTACGAAGTAGTTGAAAAACTATTTGATTATTTCAATATTTTTAATGATTGTTCTCCCACAAAATCGACAACATTAAAAGATGTTGTTTTACAGTTGATTTATCAAAGAATTAAAAATCCAATAAGTGTTTTTAACACTTATAAGACAGCAAAAAAAGAAAAAATAGACACTCATTCAAAAAATTCATTTTATAGATCATTAGACTATATAGCAAAAAACAAAGATGAAATTTTAAGAAATTTAAATGCAAAAATTTGTGCAAATACCAATAGAAAAATTGATGTATTATGATTTGACGCAACAACTACTTATTTTGAAACATTTTCTCGTGAAGGTTATAAAAAACCTGGTTATTCAAAAGATGGAAAATTTAAAGAAGACCAGATTGTTATAGGTATGGCAACTGATGAAAATGGAATACCGTTACACTACAAAATATTTCCAGGAAATGTTGCTGATCCAAATACTTTAATACCATTTATGCTTGAAATTGCAGATATTTATGAAGTTAACAGTGTAACTATAATTGCTGACAAAGGAATGAGTGTTAATAGAAATATTAGATTTTTAGAATCTAAGAATTGAAAATACATAATCTCATACAGAATGAAAGCTGGAAGCAAACAATTTAAAGAGTATATATTAGATGAAAAAGATTATATAAATGATGGTGGTTTGATATACAAAACTCGTGATATTGCATCTTCATACAATAAAAAAAGAATTAATGGACATTTTAGAAGACAAATAATCAGTTTTAGTCAAAAACGAGCAACTAAAGACAAAAACGATAGAGACATTTTAATTCAAAATTTCACTAAGAAAATGAATAAAGATAATCTTGTTTCTTGTGATGATTTAGCGGGATCTAAAAAATATAGATTCTTTAAACCTATAAACAAAGGTGCATTTTATGAACTTGACATAGAAAAAATACAAGAAGATCAAAAATATGATGGATACTATGTTTATGAAACAAATAGAACAGATTTATCAGTAAAAGAAGTTATTAATTTATATTCAAAACAATGACAAATTGAGTCTAATTTCAAGACATTAAAAGGTAAATTATCTCTTCGTCCAATGTATTTATCAACTTGAAACCATATTGTTGGTTACATTTGTTTATGTTTCATTTCATTAGTGTTTTTAAACTACATCATCTACATTCTAAATTCAAAATTAGGACTGACTGGAAAAAGCAAAATCACTGAGCATAAAGTGATTAATGTTATCAAAGAAGTTAAAGAAATTGAAGTATTTGTAAATAAACAAAAAATCGAAACTATACAAGTGTATAATGATGAGTTACAAGAAAGTTGGCAAACTTATCAAATATTATTAGAGCTTTTAACAAAAGAAAAAGTCAC